A section of the Marmota flaviventris isolate mMarFla1 chromosome 19, mMarFla1.hap1, whole genome shotgun sequence genome encodes:
- the Nudt1 gene encoding oxidized purine nucleoside triphosphate hydrolase, whose translation MVASRLYTLVLVLQPQRVLLGMKKRGFGAGRWNGFGGKVQEGETIEDGAKRELQEESGLTVNTLHKVGHIEFEFVGTPELMDVHIFCTDSVQGTPLESDEMRPQWFQLDQIPFGDMWPDDRYWFPLLLQKKKFQGYFKFQGQDTILDFSLREVEEI comes from the exons ATGGTGGCCTCCAGGCTCTATACCTTGGTGTTGGTACTGCAGCCGCAGCGCGTTCTTCTGGGCATGAAGAAGCGGGGCTTTGGGGCTGGCCGTTGGAATGGCTTCGGGGGCAAAGTACAAGAAGGAGAGACCATCGAGGATGGGGCCAAGAG GGAGCTGCAGGAGGAGAGTGGTCTGACAGTGAACACGCTGCACAAGGTGGGCCACATTGAGTTTGAGTTCGTGGGCACCCCCGAGCTGATGGATGTGCACATCTTCTGTACTGACAGTGTGCAGGGGACGCCCCTGGAGAGCGACG AAATGCGCCCTCAGTGGTTCCAACTGGACCAGATCCCCTTTGGTGACATGTGGCCTGACGACAGGTACTGGTTCCCACTCCTGCTTCAAAAGAAGAAGTTCCAGGGGTACTTCAAGTTCCAGGGTCAGGACACCATCCTGGACTTCTCACTGCGCGAGGTAGAAGAAATCTAG